In Corythoichthys intestinalis isolate RoL2023-P3 chromosome 4, ASM3026506v1, whole genome shotgun sequence, a genomic segment contains:
- the ddx61 gene encoding probable ATP-dependent RNA helicase DDX6 produces the protein MATARTANPAQMMGLIRPVNGQLGGGKPARFSGQQPQERSSAPQSKGSIKFGDDWKKYLELPPKDNRMKTTDVTSTKGNEFEDYCLKRELLMGIFEMGWEKPSPIQEESIPIALSGRDILARAKNGTGKSGAYLIPLLERIDLKKNHIQALVIVPTRELALQMSQISIQLSKHLGGVKVMATTGGTNLRDDIMRLDDTVHVVIATPGRILDLIKKGLAKVDKIQMMVMDEADKLLSQDFVVIIEDIISFLPRNRQILLYSATFPICVQTFMNKYLQKPYEINLMEELTLKGITQYYAYVTERQKVHCLNTLFSRLQINQSIIFCNSTQRVELLAKKITQLGYSCFYIHAKMMQEYRNRVFHDFRNGLCRNLVCTDLFTRGIDIQAVNVVINFDFPKSAETYLHRIGRSGRFGHLGLAINLITSEDRHNLKSIEDQLVTDIKPIPSSIDKSLYVAEFHSVDPDDNNGPAKP, from the exons ATGGCAACAGCAAGAACAGCAAACCCAGCGCAGATGATGGGCTTAATCAGACCAGTGAATGGGCAACTCGGAGGCGGCAAGCCTGCAAGATTCAGTGGCCAGCAGCCCCAGGAGAGAAGCAGTGCTCCTCAGAGCAAAGGCTCGATCAA ATTTGGGGACGACTGGAAAAAGTACCTGGAGCTTCCGCCAAAAGACAACAGAATGAAAACAACG GATGTTACCTCCACCAAAGGAAATGAATTTGAAGACTACTGCCTGAAGAGGGAACTCCTAATGGGGATCTTTGAGATGGGATGGGAGAAGCCTTCACCTATACag GAGGAAAGCATCCCCATCGCTTTGTCGGGCCGCGATATTTTGGCTCGTGCTAAAAACGGAACGGGCAAAAGTGGAGCCTACCTCATCCCTCTCCTAGAGAGAATAGACCTAAAGAAGAATCACATTCAAG CCTTAGTCATAGTGCCCACGCGAGAGTTGGCCCTGCAGATGAGCCAGATCAGTATTCAGCTCAGCAAGCACCTTGGAGGAGTCAAGGTCATGGCTACCACTGGCGGCACCAATTTGAGGGATGACATCATGCGGCTTGATGACACTG TGCATGTAGTAATTGCCACACCTGGAAGAATACTGGACCTGATCAAAAAGGGTCTGGCTAAAGTTGACAAGATACAAATGATGGTGATGGATGAG GCAGATAAACTCTTATCTCAAGACTTTGTGGTCATCATTGAAGACATCATCAGCTTCCTACCGAGGAACAGGCAGATTTTGCTTTACTCTGCAACATTCCCTATCTGTGTGCAGACATTCATG AACAAATACCTGCAAAAGCCATATGAGATTAACCTTATGGAGGAGCTGACTTTGAAGGGCATAACTCAGTATTATGCATATGTGACTGAAAGGCAGAAGGTCCACTGCCTCAATACGCTTTTTTCCAGG CTTCAGATCAACCAGTCCATCATCTTCTGTAACTCCACTCAGCGGGTGGAGCTTCTCGCCAAGAAGATCACCCAGCTGGGCTACTCATGCTTCTACATCCACGCCAAGATGATGCAGGAGTACAGGAACCGCGTATTCCATGACTTTCGCAACGGGCTTTGCAGAAACTTAGTGTGCACAG ACCTGTTCACGAGAGGAATTGATATCCAGGCGGTAAATGTGGTCATCAACTTTGACTTTCCTAAAAGTGCAGAAACCTACTTGCATCGCATTGGAAGATCAG GGCGTTTTGGCCACTTGGGTCTTGCCATCAACCTGATCACGTCAGAGGACCGTCACAACCTAAAGAGCATCGAGGACCAGCTGGTCACCGACATTAAGCCCATTCCCAGCAGCATTGACAAAAGCCTGTACGTGGCAGAATTTCACTCCGTGGACCCCGACGACAACAACGGACCAGCAAAACCCTGA